The DNA region ATTAGAGAACTCCTAATTCTAATAAGATTACAACATAAAAGTCTTTTCTAATAAGCTCCTCCTTATCTAAACTTTGTTTGTGCATCCTTATCTCTGATCTCCTTAAGCACCTTTTTAATGAGATAACTTCAAACATaagttggaattatccaacattctTCCCCGTAATTCCAACATGAACTCCGGGAAGCTTAATCTCCTCAACTCTGAGTAAACTCCTCATTTCCTTGAATTTAATCCGACCTAAAGGTTTTGTAAGTATGTCCGCTTTCTGCTCCTCTCCTGGCACATGATCAACTTCAATTTGATCATTCTCTACACACTCTCGAATGAAATGGTACTTGGCAAGCATATGCTTCGTCCTCCCATAAAAAACTGGGTTCTTGGTTAGAGCTATGGCTGCTTTATTATCAACTCTAAGTAGGATCTTCTCTCCTTGAAAACTTAGTATTTCACTCAATAATTCTTTAAGCCATATTGCTTGTTTGGCAGCTTCTGTAGCGGCCATGAATTCTGCTTCGCACGATGACAATGCCACAGTTGGTTGTTTCTGTGTTGTCCACGTAATAGGTGATGAGCCGTAGTAGAAAACATGTCCTGTGGTGCTCCTTCCATCGTCGATGTCAATGTTGTGACTGCTGTCACTGTATCCGGTGATCCTTCTTGATCCATCCTTCTTGAAAAACAAACCGTAACCTGTAGTTCCCTTTAGATACCTTAGAACATGTTTGATAGCTTGCCCGTGAGACACTCTTGGACTCTGCATATAGCGGCTAAGAACTCCAACTGTAAAAGACAAATCTGGTCTTGTATGAAGAAGATATCGCAAACATCCTATAGTTCTTCTGTATCTAGTTGcatcgatctctttctctttctctgctttcGACAAACTCAGTCACGGCTCCATCGGTTCATGAGTCGAGTTGCAGGAACCCATCCCTGCATCAGTAAGGATTCCTTGAGCGTATCCCTCTTGTTTTATCCTTATTCTATATGTTCCTTGAATGACTTCTATGCCAAGATAATACGTTAATTTTCCTAGATCCGACATCTCAAATCTTCTTGACATATCCTCCTTGAACCGTCTAATGATACTGAGTGTGGTTCCTGTGATGAacagatcatcaacatagatagCTACAATCAAGAactccttctcctctttcttgcGATAAATTGTTGGTTCCTTCACACACTTCTtgaatttcattttcttaagaACTTGATCAAGCTTTAAATTCCACGCTCTAGGAGCTTCACGAAGTCCGTACAAGGCTTTATGAAGCTTATACACTCGATCCTCTTCTCCCTTATTCTCGAACCCCTCAGGTTAAGTAACATAGACCAATTCCTTTAGCTCACCATTAAGAAAAGCTGTCTTCACATCTAAGTGGTGAATCTCCCAACCTCTTGTTTCCGCAAGTGCTAGCAGTAGCCTTATAGTTTCGACTCTTGCTACCGGAGCAAACACCTCATCGAAGTCTATGCCTTGTTGTTTCACATATCCTTTTGCAACTAACCTCGCCTTAAACTTATTCACCAAACCATCAGCCTTTTGTTTGAGTTTATAGATCCACCTAACTCCTATAGGTTTAACTCTGACTGGTCTGTCTACAAGCTCCCATGTGTTGTTCCTAATGATCGAATCTATTTCAACCTTCATAGCatcaatccatttttttatctttccaGCTTCAAAATAGTTTTCTGGTTCTCCATCTATTTTTAGGAACAAACTGCAACTCTCTGCTTCTGCAAATAAGATATAGTCATTGAGATAAACTGGTTTTGTTACCACACGACCAGACCTAGTTACCAAGGGTTGTACCGCGACTTGTTGACCTTGAACTTGGTTTTCGACAATCTCATCACCCACATTGTCTTCTCCGTTTTCTTGCTCCTCCTTGTTATCATGATTTATAGCTTCTTGGTCTGCATTTTGCTGATCGTTGTCTTGATCATTGTCGTGTCCACCACCATCTTCTATAAAACCGTCTTGAAAGAGTTTAAATGCTCCTGGTTCACCTTCTGACTCAACTGCCGTAGATGACCAGTCCCAAGCCTtaaattcatcaaaaataacatCTCTACTAACCACTACTCTCTTGGCAATCAGATCATAGAGTCTATAAGCTTTAGAACCAGGTTCTGTGCCGAGATTGATCACTTTCCTTGATCTATCATCTAGCTTTTTCAACTGTGGTCCATTGACCTTTGCATACGCAACACACCCGAACACTCTCAAGTGTTCAATGTTCGGTTTCTTGGACATAAAACACTCATATGGGGTTTGACCGTTCAGTGCTTTTGTGATCACTCGATTAATGAGGTAAGTCGAATGACATACAGCTTCTCCCCACATATCATTCGGGATCATCATCCCCTTCATCAAACTTAttgtcatctccatcaaagttcggtttcttctctctaccacaccgttttgttgtggtCTATATGGTGCAGTCAAGTGTCTAGTAATGTCATTCTCCTCGCAGAACTGATTGAACTCACCTGAAgtgaactctcctcctctatcggTTCGAAAAGTCTTAATAGCCAACCCACTCTGTTTTTCAACAAAGTCTTTAAATCGTTTAAAGCGTTCAAAGGCTTCGCTCTTTTCCCTTAGCAACATCGTCCACATGTACCTAGAGAAATCATCAATTAGCACAAAAACATAGCGGTTGTTGGTTGGTGTTTGTGGTGAAATAGGACCACATAAGTCTCCGTGAACCAATTCCAATGGTTGCGATGCACGAAAACTAGTTTTAACCGGGAAAGAACCTCTCGTTTGCTTCCCTGCTAGACACACATCACACATATCCTTCTCATGAATCATGTGTGGCATTCCTACAACCATATCCTGTTGAACCATATTCTTCATGACAGTGAAACTTACATGCCCAAGCTGAGCATGCCAACGCCATGTAGCCTCATCTTTTTCGATCTGCAGACACATTGGTAAACTAATCTCCATCAGATTCTTGTGCAAACGGTTTGATGACCTGGTAACTCTTACAAGCAGCCTTCCACATGGGTCTAGAAGTGTTAGAAAACCCGTTTTCATGTTCACCTCACACCCTCCTTCTGTTGCTTGTCCTAAACTCAATATGTTGTCCTTCAGTTCGGGTATATAGTAGATTTCTTTGAGTGCTCTTATTTTGCCTGTTTTGCAAACAAAGTTAATAGTTCCCTTCCCAACAATATCAACATATAAGCCATCACCAAACCTCACTTTTCCCTTAATCCTCTCGTCCAAACTGCAAAAGAATTCTATGTTTCCTGACATGTGATTACTTGCTCCATTATCTAAATACCAAACACTTGCATTGCCTTTGTTGATATCGTAATTTTCTGGAATCACCTTGTCTTCATTGAGGAAAACAACTTCATGCATATAGAGTCCATCTGCTTCATGTGTCTCATTGAGATTTGATTCTTGGTTCTGGTTATTACTCTGTTTCGGTTTGTTGGTGCAAGTCGTCGCATAATGACCAGGTTTGTCGCATCTCCAACAAATTACTTTAGATAGATCTTTCTTCAGTTGTTTTTGGTTCTCTTATGTGGTTTCTCCTCCTTGGTTTTGGTTGTTGAATCTCCCTCGACCCCTGCCTCTACCGAAACCACCTCTGCCAAAATTGCCTCTACCGTAGCTTCCTCTACCATAGTTGCCTCTACCTCTGGATCCTCCTCTAAAACCGCCATATCCTCCACGATTATTAGAGGTATTAGTAAACATCAACTTCCCTTGATCTTCGACTGGACTAACTTCACCAATTCGTTCCTCATAAGCTTTTAGTCTTCCCACAATATCCACAAACGTTGTTGTGTTTAAATAAAGGACTTGTTCTAGAGAAGCTACCATATGGATAAACTTTGCTCTAGGCAATCCTGTGAGAAACTTCTTTACAAGTTTCGGTTCTTCGATGGTCTCTCCCAAAGAAGCTGACTACGATGCAATCCCTGAGATCTTCCCAGCAAAAGTCATCTACCGAAtctgattcactcatctttaaACGCTCTAGTTCTGCTAACAAGGTTTGAAGTCTTGCCTCCTTTACACGTTCCGCTCCTTGGTGACGTGATCGAATGGCACACCAAAGTGATTTGGCTGAATCTTGCTCTCCTATTTGCAAAATAAGTGACTCTGGAACAGACTGAAATAGAAGGGCAGTCGCAATatcattcttcttttcatctGTGGCTCCAGGTTCGATTACATCCCACACTTCCCTGACTCGAAGTATGATCTTCAGCCTCATCTAACAGACTGTGTAATTAGTTGGTGTGAGTAAAGGACATTGGATTGATGGTGCTCCAAGGTCCTTTGTTCGTAACGGTGGATTTGGTTCGGCCACCATGTTTATCTTGAATCTTCTCCACCGATTTTTAGATCAGCAACACaaccttgctctgataccaaatataggaTTGAAAACTTGAAAGTAAGAACACCTTTTCTTATGATTTAGAAAacttctcaaaaactaaatctctctcaAGTCACACAGAACACCTCTCTATTGACCTCTCTATTTATAATGAATTAGACAACTCctaattctaataggattaCAACATAAAAGCCTTATCTAATAAGCTCCTCCTTATCTACACCTTGTTTGTGCATCCTTATCTCTGATCTCCTTAAGTACCTTCTTAATGAGATAACTTCAAACAcaagttggaattatccaacaaaaaatcaattcaGAACTTTGATTTAAAGACAACCAGTTTCTGAAACTATATTGTATTCTCTTTTAAAGGAATTATTCCGAAACTAGACCTTTTCACAAAGTGTCATTTCTACCGAAAAggtggaaaaaataaataaaaagttagaTCCGACCCGATAACCCGCGAGTTTATCTAATTATTAAAAGTTGTAATGACTATTTTAACACTCTCAttaatgattgattttgttttaactcGGCATATCCttataatttcttacaaaattaatgtatgttttataattgtgtttaccATTAATAGGAGGAATGATTCCAGTATGAtcttagattgtttttttttttttttttttttttttttttttttttNCAaccaaacaattaaataaattaaaaggtgaTTCCAGAATTGGTTGCCCAATTTGgagagaaagagtttacaaaacaaagttCAGAAACTAGAGATCTAGAAGAGCGCGCCAGACAATCAGCTCTCACGTTAGACGTCCTCGGTATTTTCGTCAGAGTGAAGGTGGAGAAGGATGATCTTAGCGCTTGGAAGTCTTCCAACAAATACGAGAAGGCTGGCCAATCGTCGGGAgcctgcaccatcgccaccagCTCGGAACTATCAGACTCAAAGTTGGAGCAATCTATCCCCGCCGACCgaagagactccatagcccaaatcaaagCTTCAAACTCCGTATGAAGGGGAGAGGGACTACGACGCAAACTGCGGGCTCCCATAAGTACCGTCCTATCATCGTTACCAAACCACCAACCCAAGCCTTCCAAAGAATCCGTACCTTTCCAGGAACCATCAACCTGGCAACGAATCGAAGAATCCCTACCCTCCAGGGAAGGCTGGGAAACCACATAAGTCTCCGGGCCAGACTTGGCCTCCTCCCAATAAAGTTTATCGTTTAACGCctgatttaaaatatcaatGGGCTCTGCTTCTATTCCTTGAAACACCCtattattcctatctttccaaattgtccACAATATCCAAGGCAACCTATAGCCAATGCTAGGTCCCCCAGAATTTGAAAAAGTCTTGGAATAAAGAAAATCTAGGTTCGAATACACGGATCCAAAAGGAAAACCAGTCGAAGACAACTGGATCGGAGATAGCTCCCACACCAAAAGCGAGCGAACACACTCAAAAAGAGCGTGGTTGATAGTCTCCACCGCTAAACCGCACCGCGGACACGTATCGACGCAACGGACACCCCGGTGAGCAAGCCGTTCTTTCACGGGAAGGGACCCAGACGCcacctgccagaaaaaatgttggaccTTTGAGGGAACATCAAGCTTCCAAGCTTGTGCCCGTAAAACTGTGCATGTCGGCCCGTAAACGAGAGGCTTATGAAATTCCCGTGCTAACCTATAACCAGATTTCACTGAATACTTGCCGGATTTAGTATAATGCCAAATCAATTTATCCGGAGTCAATGACTTACTGACCGCCAAACTCCGTACAAACTGAATGTCCGCAGGATCCAAAAACTCTTCCAGAGTAGGCAAATGCCAATCCAAAGTAAGGGGATTAATTAGGTGATTGACCATCAGATTAGGATGGAGAACTCTACCCCTGCCATTCGCCGGTCTTGGCTGATGATCCGGGATCCACGGGTCTCTCCAAACGGAAATATTATGTCCCGTCCCGACGAGCCACCTCGCCCCTCTTTCTACTAAACCCTTTGTCgaaaaaatactcctccatGCAAAGGATGGGGAATAGGGTTTAGTCGCCAGTAAAGGATGTTTTCTCCTGAAATATCGACCGCGCATCACCCGCGCCATTAGAGAATTTGGGTAGTGAATCAACCTCCAAAACTGCTTAGCCAGCATTGCATCATTAAATTCTTCCAGAGCACGGAATCCCAAACCCCCATCGCATTTATCCTCACAGAGCTTATCCCAAGCTACCCAATGTAGACCTCTGGCCTTATCATTAGACTTccaccaaaattttgaaatagcaCTCGTAAGTTTGGACGTTAACTCCTGAGTTAATTTATAACATGACATGACATGAGTCGGAAGAGCTAACGCAACTGATTTGATCATAATCTCTTTACCCCCTTTTGATAAAATCTTCGCCGACCAGCCATTAACTCGCTCATCTAAACGATcattaacataactaaaaacttCAGTCTTCGAGCCCTGGAGATTTTCAGGAATGCCCAAATAGGAACCCATTCCACCCTCTCTAGAAATACCAATAACATTTTTAATCCGAGATCTTACATCAGGCGGGACTTTCTTGCCGAACATAATGGACGATTTCTCCAAATTGACCTCCTGGCCCGAGGCTTTCCCATAATTACCTATAATATCCATGACCACTCTACATTCAGATTCCTCTGCCTTACAAAAgaacagactatcatccgcaaacaaaaGATGTGAAATCGAGGGACAAGCCAGAGCAATAGAAATTCCCGTAAGTTTCTTTTCTCGTTctgcctttttaatatttgctaTTAAAACCTCTGTACAAAGAATAAACAGATAGGGAGAAAGAGGATCACCCTGACGTAAACCCCGCTTTGGTAAAATAGATCCCCGAGGTTGACCATTAAGAAGAACTTGATACGAAACcgaagaaacacaccacataatccaagtAATCCACCGCCTATCAAAACCTAATTTAACCATCACCGCTTCCAAAAAATCCCATTCAACCCGGTCATAcgctttactcatatccgttttgaatgCCAGAAACTCCGACTTACAGCGTGGGTTAGTATTTAACCCGTGAAACATTTCCTGGGCAACTAGGATATTATCAGTAATCAACCTGCCCGACACAAATGCCGATTGTGTTTCAGAAACCAGAGACGGTAAAAAACGCTTAAGCCGAAGacataaaacttttgaaataatcttataactcaCGTTACACAGACTTATAGGCCGAAACTCTGTCATACGTTGTGGGTGATCCACCTTAGGGATGAGACAAATATTAGTCTCATTAAAGCGAGGATCAAAGCCACCCGTCCTAAAGAAATTTTTAACCAGAGCCACCAGATCTCCTTTTAATGAAGGCCAGAACCGTTGAAAGAATAAAGCTGTCATACCGTCAGGGCCTGGAGATTTCTCTGGATGCATAGCAAATAAAGCTTTCCGAACCTCCGCCTCCGTAATTTCCCTTATTAGACTTCGATTCATATGATCTGTAATAATAGGTGAAATCTCCTGTAGTATTTCTGATATACCAGTTACATCAGACCGTTtaaacaaatcctcaaaatatttGGAAGCTATATTCTCCATTCCCAAAGGTGACTCATCCCAAACGTTATCCGGGCCAAATAACCCAACAATCCTATTCCGGACCCTCCTTTGCTTAGTCGaagcatgaaaatattttgtatttttatctccCACCCGTAACCAGAATTTCCGGCTCTTCTGTTGCCAATATAACTCCTCATCCCGATAagcctcttttaattttctctcaATGTCTCGAATCTCATCCTGAGAAATCAAGTCATCCATCTTGGCCTCCTGTAAGGCAGCCTTCAGTGAAGAGATAAGGGACGGGCCAGAAGTCACGTTATTTTTCCGCCACCACGAAATCGAATTTCGACAGTTCCTAATTTTATCCACAAAAGCCGGTACCCGAAAATTGTTTGTGCGCGCCCATCCGGACTCTACCGCACCTAAAAGTCCGTCCTTCCCCAACCAACGTTTATCAAAACGAAACTGCCTATACCGGCGAGAGGCTGTTTTCAGACAAGTAGCCAGAATGGGACAATGATCAGATCCGACCATCTCCAAATAATCCACCCTCGAATTTGGGAAAAAACTATGCCAATCTTCATTACCTAGAGCACGATCTAAGCGACACCGAACCACCTGGTTATTACAGCGATTACCTCGCCAGGATAATTGCTCTCCATAACACGGGAATTCAAGCATACCACAGTGCCGAATCATTGTTTGAAAGGGCACAAAAGAGGAAGCAGGCCGTAAGGCCCCACCCCTTTTCTCATGATTCCCAACAAGTTCATTGAAATCTCCAATCAAAAACCAAGGATCTATCCGGAAAGAACCAATATCCATTAACTTCTCCCATACCTTTGCACGATTCTGCAGAATTGGatccccataaacaaaagacaaataaacCAATTGTTGACCAAATGAAGCTTTAACATCAATAATTCGATTActatcatataaaatagaaagttttatttcatccatGAAAAATAAAGCTAACCCTCCACTAGAACCATGGGGATCAACAGtgtacaaattattataaccaaactttttttgaaatttttgtaaataagaaaaacactttttagtttctgataaaaataagatgtcTGGCCGATGCTGCTTCCACAAATCTCCCAAATATCCTTCTGTCAGATCCACCCctatgccctgacagttccaactcagAATCTTCACGTTCTAGCCGGCGGTTTCGGGAGAGCCCCCATCCCTTTCTTTCCTTGACGCCCCCCATCCGAAGGTTTAGTGCCCACTGTATTATTACCCAGTTTCCCCATCAGCTTCTGTTTATTCCCTTCACCTGCAGGTTTAGACAAAGCCTTAGCAAGTAAACGTTTCCCTGGAGAAGCTAAAGCCAAAGAAGGCATCCTAGAACCGCTAGCACTCTTCCTAACATAAGAAttaaaattcttctttttatgcCCACCTGTCGCATCTAAAGTAAATGCTGCCATAGCATTATTAACAATCCCCACATCTAACTCAACCGATACATGAGAAGAGGGTGTACCTTTCGGAATACAGTCATAATCACCCTGGGAATCAGTAACCTGATCCACTTGAACCTCAGACCCTTGATCCGTATGACCCCCCACACCCTGAGTTGGAGAAACAGCCCCCTCCTGGACACCGTTAAGATCAGACTTACCCATATCATCAAATTCACCATCCTCAAGCAAGTCATCATTGTCAACCTCAAAATCCATAGCCAGATCAGCCCCGGCATCTCCCTTAACAACACTCCCCTCAGCCTCCTTGTCCGCTGGTGGATCACTAGAGCTGGGGTCTCCCACAATATTATCAATTCGCATCGAACTATGCTCCACAACAGCCGCCTGTTTGACCTTAAAAAGAGGTTTAGGCCAAGCCGTACCAGCACTCTTTCGGTTAAGAACATAACCGGGGACCTTACCCGAACCCTCTCCATTCCCTGAATGTGTACCGCGATGAGAACCTTCCTCTCGACCAGTGACCTCACCGAAACTCCTCTTCTGACCCCAAGCGTGACCCTGTAGATGCTCTTGTTGACGAGGACGGTGAGAACCATTACCGTTAGAACTCTGACCTCCAAAACGTTGCTGGGGAAAATATCCAAATTCGCTAGAATCCGCAGACTGAAAATCCAGGGCCCTCTTAGCATGCTTTCTAGGCTTTTCCCAACCCCCAGCATTAAGATGCTGTTCTTGCTTCACAGCTGGAAATTGCCTTTGACTACCTCGACTATCCCTCTGCAAATCCGCACCTTGGACAGTAGCCCCCTTAAGAACCTCTGGACAGACCTTGGAATCATGGGTGATCCGGGAACAATGCTCACAAACCCCATTTAATTTCTCATACTCTAGTGAGACCACAATCTCGTCCCCAGTTGCAAAAGGCACCACCATCTTGAAGATCAGCGGATTGAACCCATTAACTGACACACATAGACTACCCGTTTCCTCATCAACCTCTTGAATCCTCCCAAGCTTCTTACCAACAGCCTCAAAAGTAGCCACCTCCCACAAATGCATTGGAATCCCTAACACTTTAACCCAGAAGTTGATAGCTGAAGGGTAGGAGGAAGAGATGACTGGCTCCCATCGAACCAGTGAGACCATCCAACCATCAAAATGGTATGGACCATTTTGCAAAACTGACAAAATATCTTCCTCATCCTCAAAATTAAACTGAAAAACCCCCTGACCTAAATCGGCACCAACCACCCTCTCTTCTAACTtccaaatttttggaaaattagcTATCAAGGACTCCATATTCTGACACACCGGATTCATGAGCCTACCAATAAGGGTCATCGAGAACTGCTGAATTCTCTGAGCCAAAACCAAACTGGAGATGGACACAGTTTCAGTACGAACCAGTGTTGCATTCTTCTTGCTGAAAACCAATTGAGCCATGATTCGCAGAAAAGAAATATAGCCACCCGCaagaaaaacccagaaaaaactgaagatgaaaagaaaagcaagaagGAGCGAATAACAAAACCAGAGAGAGATGATGCATAAACAAACCGCAAGCCTTCGTTTATATACCTCAACACTAACCCCTTCTCCCAAGAGCAGACCGTATCGAATCATATATTCTCCCATTACTATCCAGATTATCCCCAATCGTACCATCAAAACCATCGAAAAAGCCTGGAAATTATCATAAGGAAAAATCAAAGATATCCACCTTCCAAACCAGGATAAAGAGATCTCAAACAGAATCCCCAACCAAATCAGATATGAATCCCATAAAGTAAACCACAGAGACCAATACACAAACCCATAGGAGTCGACAATCCGGATTCCCTCCCACTCCAAATCCGTCGAAATCCCGAGATTAACACCACAGAAGACAATATTTCCCTTATTGAAATCCGATACTAGCAAAGAATAACAAAACCTGCCCAAATCCAGAGAAATGAATCCCCTCCAAATACAGATATTGAGACTTGAAAGCAGAACATCCAAACCCCTGATTGTAAGCGTTGGAACCATCCACGAATCTCCATCAGATACCATCATCAAGACCACCATCTCGACATTTCCAATCCCCCTTATAAGAATATACAAACTCCACCCGGCCGAATCATAAAGATCAGAGAACCCATTAAAGTCCCCCACAATCCCAAGATCTGCAACCAGCAGAATCAAACTTTGCCCAAAAAGAATCAGACTTCCGATCTGAATCCAATCATCATTAACCAGCAGAGATCGAAGGAGATCCTCTCCTCGCCCCCCAAACCCGTCGGGATCAATCAttcaaaacttgaaaacaaTCGCCTTCGAAATCGCcatgatttaattaaaaattagttaatCAGTCTTTAGTGTGTGATCTTAGATTGTTTTTTCCACttaaatttcagaaattttcataatattttcttttgcctttttgaAAACATAATACAGTATATTAGACTATTAGTCTTGAAAGCAGTAGTATTAACAATTTAGCCCCTTTTTCTggataaagtattttttttgttgttagctAATGAAATCTGATAAATTTTGCACGCtggttttttttaactaatagtacatagatttatttatttttcctttaaaataataaaaagaattaatcATATACCATTAATGGTTAAAAATTCAGTTTATATACgcaagatttgtttttatcatgCGTGCATGTAGACAATACTTAAAAGCAGAGATACtataaaaagatattatattattattagtgatTATATAATTATGAAGACATTTATTGTGTCAATTTTCTGAAACTATATATAGCCCAATACCCTTTCATTTTATTACAACACAATCCATACTAACATCTTCCTAGTAAGCGAttcatttttatctattttaacaATTTGATATATTGTAATAATTTCTACGTCACAATTTATACTAACAACttcattatttcattttatGCAAAGGTATATACATATAGTTTGTTGagtaattgaaaaaaatgtcGGTGAAGGCTAGAGCAATACAGCGAATTAATAAGGAACAGAAGGACATGGCTTCCAATACGTCTGTGTATAGTGTtggttagtaattttttttttctttttctgtgcaTTNNNNNNNNNNNNNNNNNNNNNNNNNNNNNNNNNNNNNNNNNNNNNNNNNNNNNNNNNNNNNNNNNNNNNNNNNNNNNNNNNNNNNNNNNNNNNNNNNNNNNNNNNNNNNNNNNNNNNNNNNNNNNNNNNNNNNNNNNNNNNNNNNNNNNNNNNNNNNNNNNNNNNNNNNNNNNNNNNNNNNNNNNNNNNNNNNNNNNNNNNNNNNNNNNNNNNNNNNNNNNNNNNNNNNNNNNNNNNNNNNNNNNNNNNNNNNNNNNNNNNNNNNNNNNNNNNNNNNNNNNNNNNNNNNNNNNNNNNNNNNNNNNNNNNNNNNNNNNNNNNNNNNNNNNNNNNNNNNNNNNNNNNNNNNNNNNNNNNNNNNNNNNNNNNNNNNNNNNNNNNNNNNNNNNNNNNNNNNNNNNNNNNNNNNNNNNNNNNNNNNNNNNNNNNNNNNNNNNNNNNNNNNNNNNNNNNNNNNNNNNNNNNNNNNNNNNNNNNNNNNNNNNNNNNNNNNNNNNNNNNNNNNNNNNNNNNNNNNNNNNNNNNNNNNNNNNNNNNNNNNNNNNNNNNNNNNNNNNNNNNNNNNNNNNNNNNNNNNNNNNNNNNNNNNNNNNNNNNNNNNNNNNNNNNNNNNNNNNNNNNNNNNNNNNNNNNNNNNNNNNNNNNNNNNNNNNNNNNNNNNNNNNNNNNNNNNNNNNNNNNNNNNNNNNNNNNNNNNNNNNNNNNNNNNNNNNNNNNNNAAAACTCGactcaaatattttgttttatattgttcACTTTGTGCTTTCTCGTTATCTTTCATTGTTTTCATCATTTAAgtattatttatgttaattttgttaatatataaacaacagGCGCTC from Camelina sativa cultivar DH55 chromosome 3, Cs, whole genome shotgun sequence includes:
- the LOC104777483 gene encoding uncharacterized protein LOC104777483, translating into MIDPDGFGGRGEDLLRSLLVNDDWIQIGSLILFGQSLILLVADLGIVGDFNGFSDLYDSAGWSLYILIRGIGNVEMVVLMMVSDGDSWMVPTLTIRGLDVLLSSLNICIWRGFISLDLGRFCYSLLVSDFNKGNIVFCGVNLGISTDLEWEGIRIVDSYGFVYWSLWFTLWDSYLIWLGILFEISLSWFGRWISLIFPYDNFQAFSMVLMVRLGIIWIVMGEYMIRYGLLLGEGVSVEVYKRRLAVCLCIISLWFCYSLLLAFLFIFSFFWVFLAGGYISFLRIMAQLVFSKKNATLVRTETVSISSLVLAQRIQQFSMTLIGRLMNPVCQNMESLIANFPKIWKLEERVVGADLGQGVFQFNFEDEEDILSVLQNGPYHFDGWMVSLVRWEPVISSSYPSAINFWVKVLGIPMHLWEVATFEAVGKKLGRIQEVDEETGSLCVSVNGFNPLIFKMVVPFATGDEIVVSLEYEKLNGVCEHCSRITHDSKVCPEVLKGATVQGADLQRDSRGSQRQFPAVKQEQHLNAGGWEKPRKHAKRALDFQSADSSEFGYFPQQRFGGQSSNGNGSHRPRQQEHLQGHAWGQKRSFGEVTGREEGSHRGTHSGNGEGSGKVPGYVLNRKSAGTAWPKPLFKVKQAAVVEHSSMRIDNIVGDPSSSDPPADKEAEGSVVKGDAGADLAMDFEVDNDDLLEDGEFDDMGKSDLNGVQEGAVSPTQGVGGHTDQGSEVQVDQVTDSQGDYDCIPKGEGNKQKLMGKLGNNTVGTKPSDGGRQGKKGMGALPKPPART